Proteins encoded within one genomic window of Phototrophicus methaneseepsis:
- a CDS encoding GntR family transcriptional regulator: protein MTNKEAILNQIENKPLRERIADILRTSILKAELKPGDPIVESTLATQLGVSRAPLREALQILNTEGLIEIIPYHKTTVRKLFARDIEEVYSLRSVLESFAISQIIERGDPQSIHILNQICSDMVEAADAGRTEEVSELDHRFHDTIIQESDHNVLIATWSNISQRVRQILALRDMRRKDVSQMARSHQPIVDAIAAGETELAGKLMDEHIATASDFVVDVWEKQYTSKKEAKD, encoded by the coding sequence ATGACCAACAAAGAGGCAATCCTCAACCAAATAGAGAATAAACCCTTACGAGAACGCATTGCTGATATTTTAAGAACATCTATCCTCAAGGCTGAATTGAAGCCCGGTGACCCGATTGTAGAATCCACCCTGGCGACTCAACTCGGCGTCAGCCGTGCCCCCCTGCGCGAGGCACTGCAAATCCTCAACACAGAGGGCCTGATTGAAATTATCCCTTACCACAAGACGACGGTGCGCAAGTTATTCGCGCGCGATATTGAAGAAGTCTACAGCCTGCGCAGCGTGCTGGAGTCGTTCGCCATCAGCCAGATTATTGAACGTGGCGACCCGCAGTCTATCCACATCCTCAACCAGATTTGCTCAGATATGGTTGAAGCGGCGGACGCAGGCCGTACAGAAGAAGTGAGTGAACTAGATCACCGCTTCCATGATACGATCATCCAGGAAAGCGACCACAACGTCTTAATCGCCACATGGAGCAACATCTCGCAGCGCGTTCGCCAGATATTGGCCCTGCGCGATATGCGCCGTAAAGACGTCAGCCAGATGGCGCGCAGCCATCAGCCGATTGTTGATGCCATCGCCGCTGGCGAGACGGAACTGGCAGGCAAATTGATGGATGAACACATCGCCACAGCCAGCGATTTTGTGGTGGACGTATGGGAAAAACAATACACTTCCAAGAAAGAGGCCAAAGATTAG
- a CDS encoding succinylglutamate desuccinylase/aspartoacylase family protein, with amino-acid sequence MTSLLDSMLWTEHALPASSAHGSVPVKIGEVGSGGPVALITAGIHGDEGPWGAWAIRQLLQSVETSALQGTLRVIPAANPLAMTADLRNAPLDQLDLNRTFPGNEKGSYTERVAHLLAQTALEGVDTVIDLHGGGSWCVNSFVFRMQGGEMLSDCFDAPFSMKAPDRAVSLTGYTRTLGKAVVGVEMGGKSGYERHWAERITKGLHRALAKVGVLSEAGTPAREYETIPVGGSTVLRPTNGGVFVPAVGPDQIGTIVPGGTILGHVYDPGCVELLETLTAPFDQTAILLLRPFITQIEGGAMTYVVAEPQA; translated from the coding sequence ATGACATCATTACTCGATAGCATGTTATGGACAGAGCACGCGCTCCCGGCTTCTAGCGCACATGGCAGCGTCCCCGTGAAGATTGGCGAAGTCGGCAGCGGCGGTCCTGTCGCCCTTATTACAGCAGGCATTCACGGTGACGAAGGGCCATGGGGTGCCTGGGCCATCCGTCAACTGCTGCAATCAGTAGAGACAAGCGCCCTACAGGGCACGTTACGCGTTATCCCAGCGGCCAACCCACTGGCGATGACCGCCGATCTACGTAATGCGCCGCTGGACCAACTGGACCTCAACCGCACCTTCCCTGGCAACGAAAAAGGGTCTTATACGGAACGTGTCGCCCATCTGCTGGCACAAACCGCGCTGGAAGGCGTCGATACGGTCATTGATCTCCATGGTGGCGGTAGTTGGTGCGTCAATTCTTTCGTGTTCAGGATGCAAGGCGGAGAGATGCTTTCAGATTGCTTCGACGCGCCCTTCTCGATGAAGGCCCCGGACCGGGCCGTATCGTTAACGGGTTATACTCGCACGCTGGGTAAGGCCGTCGTCGGCGTGGAGATGGGCGGCAAGAGCGGCTACGAACGGCACTGGGCGGAGCGCATCACCAAGGGGCTACACCGGGCACTGGCGAAGGTCGGCGTCCTCAGCGAAGCGGGCACCCCTGCACGCGAATACGAGACGATCCCCGTTGGCGGCAGCACAGTCCTGCGCCCAACGAATGGCGGCGTCTTCGTACCAGCCGTTGGCCCAGATCAGATTGGCACCATCGTCCCTGGCGGGACGATATTAGGGCACGTCTATGACCCTGGCTGCGTTGAATTATTAGAAACGCTGACAGCGCCATTCGACCAGACAGCGATTTTATTGTTACGTCCCTTCATCACGCAGATCGAAGGCGGCGCAATGACTTACGTTGTGGCAGAGCCACAAGCTTGA
- a CDS encoding M42 family metallopeptidase: MFEILKQYCEVAAPGGQERRVHKLIEENWRPYVQEGKITPVGNYVAHVGGQGPKLMLVGHGDEIGFAVKYISPEGFIFFNSGQRNPNGKPDLRGSYFTPLGQQALIIGRDNVLSGVFATQTGHILTPQQRQKTELDWNDMFIDVFLPSREAVEEAGIKVGDRIVWDVPTRQHGKYYSGKAMDNRVSLALMEALLQRLEPEKLAFDLYLGSTIQEESGLYGAQSINREVQCTYAIALDTGLSGDIPGVDPRDVSTVLGKGPILIQKDLYSYDVLLGHHIEDAAAAANIPLQYASYTVYGTDSGALLREGVAAAAITVASRYTHSPFETVHADDLDATVDLLLEVLYRPMEAE, translated from the coding sequence ATGTTCGAGATACTCAAACAGTACTGTGAAGTCGCGGCCCCTGGTGGCCAGGAACGCCGGGTACACAAACTCATTGAAGAAAATTGGCGGCCCTACGTCCAGGAAGGCAAGATCACGCCTGTGGGGAATTATGTCGCCCATGTGGGTGGGCAAGGCCCCAAGCTGATGCTCGTCGGCCATGGCGATGAAATTGGCTTTGCGGTGAAGTACATCTCGCCGGAAGGATTCATTTTCTTCAACTCCGGCCAGCGCAACCCCAATGGCAAGCCCGATCTACGCGGCTCATACTTTACACCGCTCGGCCAGCAGGCACTTATCATTGGGCGCGATAATGTGCTTTCTGGTGTCTTTGCCACCCAGACGGGGCACATTCTGACGCCCCAACAGCGCCAGAAGACCGAACTCGACTGGAACGACATGTTCATTGATGTGTTCCTGCCCTCTCGTGAAGCGGTGGAAGAAGCGGGCATCAAGGTGGGTGATCGCATTGTCTGGGATGTGCCGACGCGCCAGCATGGCAAGTATTACAGCGGCAAGGCCATGGATAACCGCGTTTCTCTGGCTTTGATGGAAGCCCTGTTACAGCGCCTGGAACCTGAGAAACTGGCCTTCGACCTGTATCTGGGTTCGACCATCCAGGAGGAGAGCGGCCTGTACGGTGCGCAGTCTATCAACCGTGAAGTGCAGTGTACCTACGCGATTGCGCTGGATACGGGCCTTTCCGGCGACATCCCCGGCGTTGACCCCCGTGATGTTTCGACCGTGTTGGGCAAAGGGCCAATCTTGATCCAGAAAGACCTGTACAGCTATGATGTGCTGCTCGGCCATCACATAGAAGATGCCGCAGCGGCAGCGAATATCCCCTTGCAGTACGCGTCTTATACCGTCTATGGGACGGATTCCGGCGCACTGCTGCGCGAGGGTGTGGCCGCTGCCGCGATCACAGTGGCATCGCGCTACACGCACAGCCCATTCGAGACTGTTCACGCGGATGACCTCGACGCCACTGTCGATCTCTTGTTAGAAGTCCTTTATCGTCCTATGGAAGCGGAATAA
- a CDS encoding ABC transporter permease yields MIRFLVNRLLQAIPTILLVSIVVFLMLHLTPGDPAEIFIGDRQSTPEQLEVIREQMGLNRPLYVQYLDYMWHAVQGDLGNSLNNGRPVLDEILLRLPSTLELTLAAMLISTVLGIGLGIIAALNHNSFIDTAAMALALVGISMPVYWSSLLLIVLFSVELQWFPPIGQGSLDRLVMPAMALGFLSSGSLARLVRSSMLEVLSQDYMLTARAKGLQRYKVIFGHALRNALIPVVTILGLTFGELLGGAVLTETIFARLGIGRMYVTAVLNKDFTMVQGTTLFIACAYILINIMIDVIYVYVDPRIRYD; encoded by the coding sequence ATGATACGCTTCCTCGTTAATCGTCTCTTACAAGCGATCCCCACAATCCTGCTGGTCAGTATTGTGGTTTTCCTGATGCTCCATCTGACGCCGGGGGACCCCGCCGAGATTTTCATCGGCGACCGTCAATCGACGCCGGAACAGCTCGAAGTCATTCGTGAGCAGATGGGGTTGAACCGCCCATTATATGTACAGTACCTGGATTATATGTGGCATGCAGTGCAGGGGGACCTGGGGAATTCGCTCAATAATGGGCGGCCTGTCCTGGATGAAATCTTGCTGCGCTTACCCAGTACGCTGGAATTAACGCTGGCTGCCATGCTCATCAGTACAGTGCTAGGTATTGGGCTTGGCATCATCGCAGCGCTGAACCACAACTCCTTCATTGATACCGCCGCGATGGCCTTGGCACTTGTCGGCATTTCGATGCCGGTATACTGGTCTTCTCTGCTGCTGATCGTGCTTTTCAGCGTCGAATTACAATGGTTCCCGCCTATTGGGCAGGGCAGCCTGGATCGCCTCGTGATGCCTGCGATGGCGCTGGGCTTTTTATCGTCCGGGTCACTGGCTCGTCTTGTGCGTTCCAGCATGTTAGAAGTGCTCAGCCAGGATTATATGCTCACTGCTCGTGCGAAGGGACTGCAGCGCTATAAGGTGATCTTCGGCCATGCGCTGCGGAATGCACTCATCCCTGTGGTGACGATCCTCGGCCTGACATTTGGCGAATTGCTGGGCGGTGCCGTCTTAACGGAGACGATCTTCGCCCGGTTAGGCATTGGCCGTATGTATGTAACGGCGGTCCTCAACAAAGACTTCACAATGGTCCAGGGTACGACCCTGTTCATCGCCTGCGCTTATATCCTGATCAACATAATGATTGACGTGATCTATGTCTACGTCGACCCACGAATCCGCTATGACTAA
- a CDS encoding ABC transporter substrate-binding protein, with protein sequence MKRTKATVCVLLVLTFLMSAFGTFSTLAQEDTEFSFGISNNVDTLDPNVTTYSSVGVIMTQVFDPLVLQNPLGTFYPGLATSWEINDDSTEYVFTLKEGVTFHDGTPFNAEAVKFTFDRIADPDTASQLAISLLGPYESSTVVDEYTLQVNFSSPYAPFLNSLSTPYLAPTSPTAVEELGDEYGLSMVVGTGPFKLESYTPDSEVVLTRNEDYTWGAEDVYGMTGPANFSTVRFVIIQEPATRLAALESGEVDFIDDVPELDVARLTEDPNITIEQIEQPGHGYSLMMNFEQAPTDELAVRQAIAMAIDKQSLIDVVFNGFGTPGCSALTKVMFGYDAATCDYLPYDPDQSMAILEEAGWVDTDGDGIRERDGEPLAIQHWYRADSPLNNSLATFLQADLAAVGIDMQLNGASQSGYFDAVRAGEHNTQGWWDTWTDPDGLRVLFHSSNADGGTNRNRYRSEEMDALLDEAAGISDPAARAEVYAEIQKLAADDAVMVYLNDPYLLYGYASNLEGITFLAGGNLPAFYAASFAAE encoded by the coding sequence ATGAAACGAACGAAAGCCACCGTGTGTGTCCTTCTCGTGCTCACTTTCTTGATGAGTGCGTTTGGCACATTTTCCACCCTGGCCCAGGAGGATACAGAATTCTCCTTCGGCATCAGCAATAATGTTGATACCCTTGACCCGAACGTCACGACATATTCCAGCGTTGGCGTGATCATGACGCAGGTGTTTGATCCGCTGGTGTTGCAAAACCCGCTGGGGACCTTCTATCCTGGCTTGGCGACATCCTGGGAAATCAACGACGACTCCACCGAATACGTCTTCACCCTTAAAGAAGGCGTCACATTCCACGATGGCACGCCTTTCAATGCAGAAGCTGTGAAGTTCACCTTCGACCGCATTGCTGACCCCGACACGGCTTCCCAGCTTGCGATCAGCCTGCTTGGCCCGTACGAGAGCAGCACCGTTGTGGATGAATACACACTTCAGGTGAATTTCTCCAGCCCGTATGCCCCATTCCTGAATTCCCTTTCAACACCCTACCTGGCACCGACTTCACCGACCGCTGTTGAAGAACTGGGCGATGAATATGGTCTCTCCATGGTTGTGGGCACAGGCCCCTTCAAGTTGGAATCCTACACGCCGGATTCAGAAGTTGTCCTGACCCGTAATGAAGATTACACCTGGGGCGCGGAAGATGTTTATGGCATGACTGGCCCCGCTAACTTCAGCACAGTTCGTTTCGTCATCATCCAGGAGCCGGCAACCCGCCTGGCTGCGCTGGAAAGTGGCGAAGTGGATTTCATCGATGATGTGCCTGAGCTGGATGTGGCCCGCCTGACGGAAGACCCCAACATCACCATTGAGCAGATTGAGCAGCCTGGTCATGGCTATTCTTTGATGATGAACTTCGAACAGGCCCCGACCGATGAACTGGCTGTCCGTCAGGCTATTGCTATGGCGATTGACAAGCAGAGCCTGATTGATGTGGTGTTCAATGGCTTCGGTACACCGGGTTGTAGTGCTCTGACCAAGGTCATGTTTGGCTATGATGCGGCGACCTGCGATTACCTCCCCTATGATCCGGATCAGTCCATGGCGATCCTGGAAGAAGCGGGTTGGGTCGATACCGATGGTGATGGCATCCGCGAACGTGATGGTGAACCGTTGGCGATCCAGCACTGGTACCGTGCGGATTCCCCGCTGAACAACTCCCTGGCGACCTTCCTGCAGGCTGATCTGGCCGCAGTGGGCATCGACATGCAGTTGAACGGCGCGTCACAGTCCGGTTACTTTGATGCGGTTCGCGCTGGTGAACATAACACCCAGGGCTGGTGGGATACCTGGACCGACCCGGATGGCCTGCGCGTCCTGTTCCACTCCTCAAATGCGGATGGCGGCACCAACCGTAACCGCTACCGCAGCGAAGAGATGGACGCCCTGCTCGACGAAGCGGCTGGTATCTCCGATCCGGCGGCACGTGCAGAAGTCTACGCAGAAATTCAGAAGCTTGCTGCTGACGACGCTGTTATGGTCTACCTGAATGACCCGTACCTGCTCTATGGTTACGCGTCGAACCTGGAAGGCATCACCTTCCTGGCTGGTGGTAACTTGCCAGCATTCTATGCGGCGTCCTTCGCTGCTGAGTAA
- a CDS encoding D-2-hydroxyacid dehydrogenase, giving the protein MTQAAPTILIASYLEPEYIAQIQQQVPQANVIYRPDLLGQPRYKNDHTSRPERDEAQEAEWRGLLAQADILFDFDYGNLEDLPELATNLKWVQATSAGIGQFVKRRHYDTRTDWIFTTASGVHARPLAEFALMTMLMFAKEYTYLQSEKAAHHWARYSATELAGKTLGVIGLGSIGEEVARLASAFEMRVIGNRRDPSQKVPYVDELYGHDGLHDVIKQADYLVLATPHTPETEGMIGAEELALLPEGAVLVNIARGAVVDEPALIEVLQSGKLRGAGLDVFAEEPLPAESPLWDMPNVIISPHSASTADTENQKIVALFCDNLQRYLAGEPMLNVLDTEKLY; this is encoded by the coding sequence ATGACCCAGGCAGCCCCGACCATACTCATTGCAAGCTACCTAGAGCCAGAATACATTGCGCAGATCCAGCAGCAGGTGCCCCAGGCGAACGTGATCTATCGTCCAGACCTGTTGGGCCAGCCGCGCTACAAAAATGACCACACATCTCGCCCGGAACGCGACGAAGCGCAAGAGGCAGAATGGCGCGGCCTCCTGGCACAGGCGGACATCCTCTTTGATTTTGATTATGGCAACCTGGAAGACTTGCCAGAGCTAGCCACCAACCTCAAGTGGGTACAGGCGACCAGCGCGGGGATTGGTCAGTTCGTCAAGCGGCGGCACTATGATACGCGCACAGACTGGATTTTCACCACGGCCAGCGGCGTTCATGCGCGGCCCCTGGCAGAGTTCGCCTTAATGACGATGCTCATGTTTGCCAAAGAGTATACCTACCTCCAGAGTGAAAAGGCTGCTCATCATTGGGCGCGCTATAGTGCAACAGAACTGGCGGGTAAGACGCTAGGTGTCATCGGCTTGGGCAGCATTGGCGAAGAAGTCGCCCGGTTGGCGAGCGCTTTTGAGATGCGCGTGATCGGCAATCGGCGCGACCCATCGCAGAAGGTGCCCTATGTGGATGAGCTTTATGGTCATGATGGCTTACATGACGTTATCAAACAGGCCGATTACCTGGTATTGGCGACACCGCACACGCCAGAGACAGAAGGTATGATCGGCGCTGAGGAACTGGCGTTGCTGCCAGAGGGCGCTGTGCTTGTGAATATCGCACGTGGTGCTGTTGTCGATGAGCCTGCCCTGATTGAGGTGTTGCAATCCGGCAAGCTGCGTGGCGCGGGGCTGGATGTCTTCGCTGAGGAGCCACTGCCCGCTGAAAGTCCATTATGGGATATGCCCAACGTGATTATCAGCCCGCATTCTGCCAGCACAGCCGATACGGAAAATCAGAAGATCGTGGCCCTATTCTGCGATAATCTTCAACGTTACCTGGCTGGTGAGCCGATGCTCAACGTGCTGGATACAGAGAAGCTGTATTAG
- a CDS encoding dihydrodipicolinate synthase family protein, whose translation MTTIFQGIFNILATPFNHEFHLDLASLQRLVRFQLDKGADGLTILGVLGEAAKLSVEERQQVMTTVMETVDGAVPVVVGTSHAETETCIALSKAAFDAGAAGVMIAPPRMENPTDEAVLALYQRIGTAVQNPIVVQDFPPVNGIIMSPELLGRIADEVPQAKCLKLEDPPLMQKIELICTQTDKFQIFGGLGGMFLLEELRRGAHGTMTGFAFTEILVAVYDAFQAGDMARAERIFDHYLPLIRYENQPAINLTIRKELLRRRGAMAYGTPRQPFNPIDDGTLAEIDWIFERVGITDPTEKLTFDDLS comes from the coding sequence ATGACAACGATCTTTCAGGGCATTTTTAACATTTTAGCAACGCCATTTAATCATGAATTTCACCTTGATCTGGCGAGCTTACAGCGACTTGTGCGCTTCCAACTGGATAAAGGCGCAGATGGTTTAACAATTTTGGGTGTGCTGGGCGAAGCCGCCAAACTCAGCGTTGAAGAACGCCAGCAAGTGATGACCACAGTCATGGAAACTGTCGATGGCGCGGTGCCCGTCGTCGTTGGCACCAGCCACGCAGAAACAGAAACGTGTATCGCGCTCAGCAAGGCCGCCTTTGACGCCGGGGCCGCCGGGGTTATGATCGCCCCGCCGCGTATGGAAAACCCCACGGACGAAGCCGTTCTGGCCCTTTATCAGCGCATTGGCACAGCAGTTCAGAACCCGATCGTCGTGCAGGACTTCCCACCTGTAAATGGCATCATCATGTCGCCGGAATTGTTGGGACGTATCGCGGATGAAGTCCCCCAGGCAAAGTGCCTCAAGCTGGAAGATCCGCCCCTTATGCAAAAAATTGAGCTCATCTGCACCCAAACGGATAAATTCCAGATCTTCGGCGGGTTAGGGGGTATGTTCTTGTTGGAAGAATTGCGACGGGGTGCCCATGGCACAATGACGGGCTTCGCCTTTACGGAAATCCTCGTCGCGGTATATGACGCCTTCCAGGCCGGGGATATGGCCCGTGCGGAACGTATCTTCGACCATTATTTGCCGCTCATCCGCTACGAAAATCAGCCAGCTATTAACCTGACGATTCGTAAAGAGCTGCTGCGGCGGCGGGGTGCGATGGCGTATGGGACGCCGCGCCAGCCATTTAACCCCATTGATGACGGTACCCTGGCAGAAATCGACTGGATTTTTGAGCGCGTCGGCATCACGGACCCGACCGAGAAGTTGACATTTGATGATCTTAGCTGA
- a CDS encoding pyridoxal phosphate-dependent aminotransferase, which produces MDVNQTLLSLTESFTIAFADQVRRLQAGGIPVIGLQTGDPDFDTPAPIVKAMMEAVQHGETHYSNSRGLPELRQAVAAYLQRRYQIEADPVSEILMTHGAVHAYHTGLQAVTNPGDHVLVPDPSWQTHANMVRALGCEPIGVPARPENNFLPTLADWEAAITPQTRVMVINFPANPTGIIAPRDYLMQLNDFAAAHHLYVISDEVYERLVYEGAQHTSFASLPGARERTLLVNSFSKTYAMTGWRIGYLVAPAAIINEALKASQYSITNVAAFIQRGAIAALTDPAVEETVQAMVARYASRRQIVLDIHDQHNDTPIKLVRPQGAFYFFIDVRELGLADTVISSRLLDEAHTALVPGSVYGENGSGFLRMTIAASDEDVAEGYTRLLNWVAEL; this is translated from the coding sequence ATGGACGTTAATCAAACGCTGCTCAGCTTGACTGAGTCTTTTACAATTGCGTTTGCGGATCAGGTCCGTCGGTTACAGGCAGGGGGCATTCCCGTCATTGGCCTGCAAACTGGCGACCCCGACTTCGACACTCCAGCCCCTATTGTAAAGGCCATGATGGAAGCCGTACAACACGGCGAAACGCACTATAGCAACAGCCGTGGTCTGCCAGAACTCAGGCAAGCTGTCGCGGCTTATTTACAGCGACGCTACCAAATTGAGGCCGACCCCGTTAGCGAGATACTCATGACACACGGGGCTGTACACGCCTATCACACTGGCTTGCAAGCCGTGACCAACCCAGGCGATCACGTCCTCGTACCGGACCCTTCCTGGCAGACACATGCCAATATGGTCCGTGCCCTGGGCTGCGAGCCTATCGGCGTTCCCGCCCGGCCAGAGAACAACTTTTTGCCCACCTTAGCAGATTGGGAGGCGGCGATTACGCCTCAAACGCGCGTGATGGTCATCAACTTCCCGGCGAACCCGACGGGTATCATCGCCCCGCGTGATTATCTGATGCAGCTTAATGACTTCGCCGCTGCACATCATCTGTACGTCATCAGCGATGAAGTCTATGAACGGCTGGTCTATGAAGGCGCACAGCACACGAGCTTCGCCTCATTACCGGGCGCGCGCGAGCGCACCTTATTGGTTAACAGTTTTTCCAAGACCTATGCTATGACGGGCTGGCGTATCGGTTATCTGGTCGCCCCTGCCGCCATCATCAATGAAGCGCTCAAAGCCAGCCAGTATTCCATTACCAACGTGGCCGCCTTTATCCAGCGGGGCGCAATCGCCGCCCTGACGGACCCCGCCGTAGAAGAGACTGTTCAGGCGATGGTGGCACGTTATGCCAGCCGCCGACAAATTGTGCTGGATATTCATGATCAGCATAACGACACGCCCATCAAGCTGGTACGCCCCCAGGGGGCCTTCTATTTCTTCATTGATGTGCGTGAATTGGGCCTGGCAGATACCGTTATTTCTTCGCGGTTACTGGACGAAGCCCACACAGCCCTGGTACCGGGTTCCGTCTATGGTGAGAATGGCAGCGGCTTCCTGCGTATGACTATTGCCGCCTCCGATGAGGATGTCGCGGAAGGGTACACGCGCCTGTTGAATTGGGTCGCGGAGTTGTAA
- a CDS encoding ABC transporter permease, whose product MTNVSAIEIDRQSTRRGRFESFVRRLLNSRNVVIGGVILLLMILLTTLAPVISTYDPIELNPRARLQPPSAEHLFGTDDFGRDVFTRVLYGGRLSLQVGLISVAIACTIGTTLGILAGYYGGIVDLIIMRLMDVMLAFPGILLALAIVAVLGKSLPNVMIAVGISTIPVFTRIVRGTTLSVKQSDFIVAARALGANNGRIMFRHVLPNVITPIIVVATNGVAGAIISGAALSFLGLGAQPPTPEWGIMLSEGRVYLRAAAWITTFPGLAIMVTVLSINLLGDGLRDALDPRLKK is encoded by the coding sequence ATGACTAACGTATCTGCCATAGAAATTGATCGCCAGTCAACGCGGCGTGGCCGCTTTGAGTCTTTTGTGCGCCGTCTACTTAACAGCCGCAATGTGGTCATTGGTGGCGTTATTTTGCTGCTGATGATCTTGCTGACAACGCTGGCGCCTGTCATTTCGACCTATGATCCCATTGAACTGAATCCACGTGCGCGCTTACAGCCACCTTCTGCCGAGCATCTCTTTGGTACAGATGATTTTGGCCGCGATGTCTTTACACGTGTGCTGTATGGGGGCCGCCTTTCTTTGCAGGTCGGCCTGATTTCCGTGGCGATTGCCTGTACGATCGGCACAACGCTCGGCATCCTGGCAGGCTATTATGGTGGCATTGTTGATCTTATCATTATGCGCCTGATGGATGTCATGCTGGCGTTCCCAGGGATTTTGCTGGCGCTGGCGATTGTGGCTGTGCTGGGCAAGAGCCTGCCGAATGTGATGATTGCCGTTGGTATATCGACGATACCTGTCTTTACGCGCATTGTGCGCGGGACCACCCTCAGCGTCAAACAATCGGATTTTATCGTGGCTGCGCGGGCGCTTGGGGCGAATAACGGACGCATCATGTTCCGCCATGTGCTGCCCAACGTCATCACGCCCATCATCGTTGTGGCGACGAACGGCGTTGCCGGGGCGATTATCTCCGGGGCTGCGCTCAGCTTCCTGGGGTTAGGTGCCCAACCGCCGACGCCAGAATGGGGCATTATGCTCAGTGAAGGGCGCGTTTATTTGCGGGCTGCTGCCTGGATTACGACGTTCCCAGGGCTGGCGATTATGGTCACTGTGCTGTCGATCAACCTCCTGGGTGATGGCCTGCGTGATGCGCTCGATCCCCGTTTGAAGAAGTAA
- a CDS encoding SDR family oxidoreductase codes for MELTLQDKVMMVAASSKGLGYGIAQALAQDNARVSMCSRSADEVEAAANTLSSATGAQTLATACDVTQPDQINAWVQATVEKWGHVDGLLVNAGGPPAGYFKELSDDQWQAAFELTLMSSIRLIRAVLPHMPSGSAILTITSSSVKEPIERLALSTVMRSGVVGLVKTLADELSEDGIRINNLIPGRIDTDRVAKLDQGTAKRLGITPEEARARSEESIPLKRIGTIEEFGKAGAFLLSPAASYITGTSLVVDGGKMRSI; via the coding sequence ATGGAACTGACTCTCCAGGATAAAGTCATGATGGTGGCCGCATCCAGCAAAGGGCTAGGCTATGGCATTGCCCAGGCGCTGGCGCAGGATAACGCGCGCGTCTCGATGTGCAGCCGCTCAGCGGATGAAGTTGAAGCCGCCGCCAATACGCTCAGCAGCGCGACAGGTGCACAAACGCTAGCGACAGCATGTGATGTGACCCAACCAGACCAGATCAACGCCTGGGTGCAGGCTACAGTCGAAAAATGGGGCCATGTTGATGGTTTGCTGGTGAATGCAGGCGGCCCCCCAGCAGGGTACTTCAAAGAATTGAGCGATGACCAGTGGCAAGCCGCCTTTGAACTCACGCTCATGAGCAGCATCCGCCTGATCCGGGCTGTGCTGCCTCACATGCCATCTGGCTCCGCAATCCTGACGATCACCTCATCATCGGTTAAAGAGCCAATTGAACGATTGGCGCTCTCTACTGTCATGCGCTCCGGCGTGGTCGGCCTCGTCAAGACGCTAGCAGATGAACTCTCAGAGGATGGCATCCGCATTAATAACCTGATACCGGGCCGCATCGATACGGACCGTGTCGCCAAGCTGGACCAGGGCACCGCCAAACGGCTGGGCATCACCCCGGAAGAAGCACGCGCCCGGTCAGAAGAGAGTATTCCGCTCAAACGCATTGGCACCATAGAAGAGTTCGGCAAGGCAGGCGCTTTCCTGCTCTCGCCAGCAGCTTCTTATATTACTGGCACATCCCTTGTGGTTGATGGCGGCAAAATGCGCTCGATTTAG